A portion of the Actomonas aquatica genome contains these proteins:
- a CDS encoding NAD(P)/FAD-dependent oxidoreductase, with the protein MSEPSENLVDITLPLASAEQAEAQRKAIVRKLRIAPDRLRSFRLRKRSIDARKKEIKLHLRFEVGLDTELPVDTLPSPEYPQVPARAIPVVIVGAGPAGLFAALRLIERGFKPIILERGKDASSRRFDLAPILRQGRVIEDSNYCFGEGGAGTFSDGKLYTRATKRGPVADIYKTFVAHGAPPEILIDAHPHIGSNLLPSVVMAMRESITRAGGEVHFNQRVTDFELQNDRTWNVSTHTDQVLNGGAVILATGHSARDIYSLLHAKDIYLEAKPFAVGVRIEHPQSLIDQRQYHLGKEASRPDSLPAANYRLATKIDNRGVHSFCMCPGGFIVPAATENDEIVVNGMSLSRRDSYFANSGFVVTVEPEDTIQFAPQHGILAGVSYQKHLERAAKLAGGGGQKAPAQLALDFLKSQPSSNLNRSSYFPGLTSARLDELLPSEIVYRLKGGLRLFNQQLKGFTSPEAQLIGVETRTSSPIRIPRDSQNLEHPQLPRFYPCGEGAGYAGGIVSAAMDGLKIAEQVARSLANNSA; encoded by the coding sequence ATGAGCGAACCCTCCGAAAATCTAGTCGACATCACTCTTCCGCTCGCGAGCGCCGAGCAGGCCGAAGCCCAGCGTAAGGCCATCGTCCGGAAACTCCGAATCGCCCCTGACCGACTACGTTCATTTCGTCTTCGCAAGCGCTCGATCGACGCCCGGAAGAAAGAAATCAAACTGCATCTGCGTTTTGAAGTCGGCCTCGATACCGAACTGCCCGTCGATACCCTGCCGAGCCCCGAATATCCCCAAGTTCCTGCCCGCGCGATTCCGGTTGTGATAGTAGGAGCGGGTCCAGCTGGTCTATTTGCCGCTCTCCGCCTGATCGAACGTGGGTTCAAACCGATCATTCTAGAACGAGGAAAAGATGCATCCTCCCGCCGTTTCGATCTAGCTCCGATTCTCCGCCAAGGTCGTGTAATAGAAGACTCTAATTATTGTTTCGGTGAAGGTGGGGCCGGCACTTTTTCTGACGGGAAACTCTATACCCGAGCAACAAAACGTGGACCCGTTGCCGACATATATAAAACGTTCGTCGCCCACGGCGCCCCCCCGGAGATTCTCATCGATGCACACCCACACATCGGCTCAAACTTGCTCCCTAGCGTAGTGATGGCTATGCGTGAATCGATCACCCGTGCAGGAGGTGAAGTCCATTTCAACCAACGTGTTACTGATTTCGAACTCCAAAACGACAGAACTTGGAACGTTTCAACCCACACCGACCAAGTCCTCAACGGTGGCGCAGTAATTCTGGCCACCGGCCATAGCGCACGAGACATCTACTCATTGTTGCACGCAAAGGATATTTACCTTGAGGCAAAACCATTCGCGGTCGGCGTGAGAATCGAACACCCGCAATCTCTCATTGATCAACGTCAGTATCATCTCGGTAAAGAGGCTTCACGGCCAGACTCACTTCCCGCCGCGAACTATCGACTTGCGACAAAAATCGATAATAGAGGCGTACATTCTTTTTGCATGTGCCCCGGAGGCTTTATTGTCCCCGCCGCAACGGAAAACGATGAGATCGTCGTGAATGGCATGAGCCTCTCCCGCCGAGATTCCTACTTCGCGAACAGTGGATTTGTGGTTACCGTCGAACCCGAAGATACTATACAGTTTGCCCCCCAACACGGGATCCTCGCCGGAGTAAGCTATCAAAAGCACCTCGAACGAGCTGCAAAACTTGCCGGAGGCGGAGGTCAAAAAGCGCCGGCCCAGCTGGCCCTGGACTTTCTAAAATCCCAGCCCAGCTCGAATCTAAATCGTAGTTCCTATTTCCCCGGCCTGACCTCCGCCAGATTGGACGAGTTACTACCAAGCGAAATCGTTTACCGCCTAAAAGGCGGTCTCAGATTATTCAACCAACAGCTCAAAGGGTTTACTTCCCCGGAAGCTCAACTCATCGGCGTTGAAACGCGGACGAGCTCGCCGATTAGAATTCCCCGAGACTCCCAAAACTTGGAACACCCACAACTCCCCCGATTCTACCCCTGCGGAGAAGGTGCTGGCTACGCCGGCGGAATCGTCAGTGCTGCGATGGACGGTCTTAAAATTGCAGAACAAGTAGCCCGATCGCTGGCAAACAATTCAGCATAA
- a CDS encoding response regulator: protein MQILAVEDDPVARRVLRQALKKLGHDVIEAEDGVAGLNVLAREKVRVIVSDWMMPEMDGLDFCRRVRERPGEDYVYFILLTSRTASTENEREAADAGVDDFLSKPLDVNELWMRLRVAERILQFATQVRTLEAFLPICSYCKKVREDSNYWTQIESYINTRTGTDFSHSVCPDCYKAVVLPELEKLKADAAKAREEEAARAAQDSASSEAL from the coding sequence TTGCAAATCCTCGCTGTTGAAGATGATCCAGTTGCCAGACGCGTGTTGCGGCAGGCGTTAAAAAAATTGGGGCACGATGTTATCGAGGCCGAAGATGGCGTCGCGGGACTGAACGTCCTGGCGCGGGAGAAGGTGCGGGTAATCGTGAGCGATTGGATGATGCCCGAGATGGATGGGCTCGATTTTTGTCGCCGGGTGCGGGAGCGGCCGGGCGAGGATTATGTATATTTTATTCTCCTCACCAGTCGAACCGCCTCGACGGAGAATGAACGCGAGGCGGCGGATGCTGGCGTGGATGACTTTTTGAGCAAGCCGCTCGACGTGAATGAGCTCTGGATGCGACTCCGGGTCGCTGAGCGTATTCTGCAGTTTGCGACCCAGGTGCGGACTTTGGAGGCATTCCTGCCTATTTGTTCCTACTGCAAAAAGGTGAGAGAGGATTCCAATTATTGGACGCAGATTGAGAGTTACATCAATACCCGCACGGGCACGGACTTCAGTCATTCGGTATGTCCCGATTGCTACAAGGCGGTGGTGTTGCCGGAGTTGGAAAAATTGAAGGCCGATGCGGCCAAAGCGCGGGAGGAAGAAGCGGCGCGGGCCGCTCAAGACAGCGCGTCGTCTGAAGCGCTTTAA
- a CDS encoding SlyX family protein, with the protein MDEARVSRLEERIAWLERHVLEQDKVMLQQGDLVKKLRDELLTMRERVGGREVPLDPNERPPHY; encoded by the coding sequence ATGGACGAAGCACGGGTATCTCGACTGGAAGAACGAATTGCATGGCTGGAGCGCCATGTATTGGAGCAGGACAAAGTCATGCTTCAGCAGGGGGACTTGGTCAAAAAATTGCGGGACGAACTTCTGACGATGCGGGAACGGGTTGGCGGGCGTGAAGTTCCGCTGGATCCCAACGAGCGGCCACCGCACTATTGA
- a CDS encoding energy transducer TonB, with product MNLKKIFFPLLGLALATVGSAADDAKATTGGVTKVAHIAGMDKAPTVVSQTAPVYPSYLRERGIQGIATVELLVDSTGRVVEAKAVRATVPEFGVQAVAATKQWTFAPAEAEGQPIAARIQVPFEFVMPQVAALESDR from the coding sequence ATGAACCTCAAAAAAATCTTCTTCCCTCTTCTCGGTCTCGCTCTTGCCACCGTCGGTTCCGCAGCCGACGACGCCAAGGCGACCACGGGAGGCGTCACCAAAGTTGCCCACATCGCGGGCATGGACAAAGCACCGACGGTCGTTTCCCAGACCGCCCCGGTTTATCCGAGTTATTTGCGGGAGCGCGGGATCCAAGGGATTGCCACGGTCGAATTGCTAGTGGATTCGACCGGTCGTGTGGTGGAGGCGAAAGCGGTCCGTGCCACGGTCCCAGAGTTCGGCGTCCAAGCGGTGGCAGCTACAAAGCAGTGGACCTTCGCGCCGGCAGAGGCGGAAGGACAACCGATTGCGGCGCGCATCCAAGTTCCCTTCGAGTTTGTGATGCCGCAAGTAGCGGCTTTGGAGAGTGATAGGTAA
- a CDS encoding DUF4388 domain-containing protein: MAEPTQNLDDLWELSELEQRIAARPIPEDMERLAEKYDQFGWTNEANSLRKRASDARANPSKREAVRLVGPFNPMVLLEILKVLHLTKKTGELLLESTSGVTAAVTLVDGVLVDAQAEDVQPGMPALREVLGLSGGRYQFLPGTMRVAFQTLPSDSAALLLQLSDEFCGV; encoded by the coding sequence ATGGCAGAACCAACTCAAAACCTCGACGACCTGTGGGAGCTCAGTGAATTGGAGCAGCGAATAGCAGCCCGTCCGATTCCGGAGGACATGGAGCGGTTGGCGGAAAAGTATGATCAATTTGGGTGGACGAACGAGGCGAACTCATTGCGCAAGCGCGCCTCCGATGCCCGGGCGAATCCCAGCAAACGCGAGGCGGTGCGACTGGTCGGCCCTTTTAACCCGATGGTCCTCTTGGAAATTCTGAAAGTTTTACACCTGACGAAGAAAACCGGGGAGCTGTTGCTGGAGTCCACTTCAGGGGTGACGGCTGCAGTCACGTTGGTCGATGGCGTGTTGGTCGACGCCCAAGCTGAGGACGTTCAACCCGGAATGCCTGCTTTACGTGAGGTGCTGGGTCTTTCTGGAGGGCGCTACCAGTTTCTCCCAGGGACCATGCGGGTAGCGTTCCAAACCTTACCTTCGGATAGTGCAGCTTTGTTGCTCCAGTTGTCCGATGAGTTTTGCGGAGTCTGA
- a CDS encoding sigma-54-dependent transcriptional regulator — protein MANILVVEDDRATGQLMLTLAESMGHTSALASDGESALRLVRESQPDMIISDVLMEPMDGLELLEIVRREFPAVAVVLFSASRDPEVQVRALRLGSVQFLAKPLRIEQLKKVLEKTLADRASAAADSATTSATLKAPVREITVEGLEEALRPYLPGPRLRDQRFRLARLAKVRNRVLVEAAEGVFNTDMLALLHRHSHRAAGPLEVINFANCELDNLTAEWTQNAHAWLQRFSGGTLVFLQIEKLPLHAQGLLADLVRRVQDVRIVATTRRDPDQLLAEGSLNESLYFRLSLFSMRVPPVSELGSDITEVLLDAVCASSSYNLAGRPDYEGAAREALAAYSWPRNYSELHQVADYIAARLKQPRISLAELPESVAAARWPSLGEHVKEALKLHVDRVVRTTSDAARAAAVLGVPESLLRAHLEEPNDALLAALVEPTSRPSLQAITPSYERILIVSSDDLWRTSAVAMAVRPDRLVLGVPDALAAVSTLLNAPESFDHVLIAPPLDVFSPGEIGRQFRRICPGTTLGLLEAFPEPEDCEPFHEIFDRPDDGDRLERLLGLMRDYREKHSDGRSG, from the coding sequence ATGGCCAATATACTTGTAGTCGAAGACGACCGCGCCACCGGGCAACTCATGCTTACGTTGGCCGAAAGCATGGGGCACACCTCCGCTCTCGCGAGCGATGGTGAGTCGGCACTCCGACTCGTGCGTGAGAGCCAGCCTGACATGATCATCTCCGATGTGCTCATGGAGCCGATGGATGGCTTGGAGCTGTTGGAAATTGTGCGGCGGGAATTTCCGGCAGTGGCCGTGGTCCTGTTTTCGGCTTCTCGCGATCCGGAGGTGCAGGTGCGGGCCCTGCGTTTGGGCTCCGTGCAATTCCTCGCGAAGCCCTTGAGAATCGAGCAACTCAAGAAGGTGCTGGAAAAGACGCTCGCAGATCGAGCTTCGGCGGCGGCTGACTCTGCGACCACGAGTGCCACCCTGAAAGCCCCGGTGCGTGAGATCACGGTCGAAGGTCTGGAGGAAGCGTTGCGCCCCTATCTGCCGGGGCCCCGCCTGCGTGATCAACGGTTTCGTTTGGCGCGTCTGGCCAAGGTTCGCAACCGCGTGCTGGTGGAGGCCGCGGAAGGAGTTTTCAACACCGACATGCTGGCGCTTTTGCACCGGCATTCGCATCGTGCGGCCGGACCTCTGGAGGTGATCAATTTTGCCAACTGTGAGTTGGACAATTTGACCGCGGAGTGGACCCAAAACGCCCACGCGTGGCTGCAGCGCTTCTCCGGCGGGACGCTTGTGTTCCTGCAGATTGAGAAACTGCCGCTGCACGCCCAGGGCTTGTTGGCGGACTTGGTGCGTCGGGTGCAGGATGTTCGCATCGTTGCCACCACGAGGCGCGACCCGGACCAACTGCTGGCGGAAGGCAGTCTGAACGAGAGCCTGTATTTTCGCCTGTCGCTGTTCTCAATGCGGGTGCCGCCGGTCTCCGAGTTGGGGTCGGACATCACGGAAGTGCTCTTGGATGCGGTGTGTGCGAGTTCCAGCTACAATCTCGCAGGTCGACCGGATTACGAGGGCGCGGCCCGCGAGGCGTTGGCGGCCTATTCTTGGCCGCGGAATTACTCGGAGCTACATCAAGTGGCCGACTACATCGCAGCCCGTCTGAAGCAGCCCCGGATATCGTTGGCGGAGTTGCCCGAATCCGTCGCGGCAGCGCGTTGGCCCTCGCTGGGAGAACACGTCAAAGAAGCCCTGAAACTGCACGTGGATCGAGTGGTTCGAACCACCAGTGACGCGGCTCGAGCGGCGGCGGTGTTGGGCGTGCCGGAGAGCCTGTTGCGAGCTCACCTTGAAGAGCCCAACGATGCGCTCTTGGCCGCCTTGGTAGAGCCGACCAGTCGCCCGAGTCTTCAAGCAATTACGCCGAGTTACGAACGCATCCTCATCGTGTCGTCCGACGATCTTTGGCGCACCTCGGCTGTCGCGATGGCCGTGCGTCCCGACCGCCTTGTTTTGGGGGTGCCGGATGCGCTGGCGGCGGTGTCCACCCTGCTCAATGCCCCGGAGTCTTTCGACCATGTCTTGATCGCGCCGCCGCTCGACGTCTTTTCCCCGGGAGAGATTGGTCGCCAGTTTCGCCGGATTTGCCCGGGCACCACCTTGGGATTGCTGGAAGCGTTTCCAGAACCGGAGGACTGTGAGCCATTCCACGAAATCTTTGATCGCCCGGACGACGGGGACCGGCTGGAGCGCCTCTTGGGGCTCATGCGCGACTACCGGGAAAAACACAGCGACGGTCGATCCGGCTGA
- the asd gene encoding archaetidylserine decarboxylase (Phosphatidylserine decarboxylase is synthesized as a single chain precursor. Generation of the pyruvoyl active site from a Ser is coupled to cleavage of a Gly-Ser bond between the larger (beta) and smaller (alpha chains). It is an integral membrane protein.): MAAAPIDFFNRYSGEIEREQVYGEKWLRWAYETGLGRATTAMLLRRKFFSWYYGMRMDRVYSGNKVLPFVVDYDLDADEFGKQAWEYKTFNEFFARSLKPEARPIAPGDDVAVLPADGRHLAFPDVDAADGFYVKGSKFTLAELFGSAAAAEPFAGGSMLISRLCPVDYHRFHFPVEGVPELSSLIKGWLYSVSPIALRRQVRYLVENKRMLTLIESPQFGQVAMFEVGATCVGTIKQLFVEGRTNVKGEEKGLFKFGGSCVITVFQRGRITLADDLVEHSREHREVYAKMGDVLGRAAAQS, translated from the coding sequence ATGGCTGCTGCACCCATTGATTTTTTTAACCGCTACTCTGGCGAAATCGAGCGCGAGCAGGTTTACGGAGAAAAGTGGCTGCGTTGGGCCTACGAAACGGGTCTGGGCCGTGCGACGACGGCCATGCTGCTGCGCCGGAAGTTTTTCTCGTGGTATTACGGCATGCGCATGGATCGCGTTTACAGCGGCAACAAGGTCCTGCCGTTCGTCGTCGATTACGATCTGGATGCCGACGAATTCGGCAAACAGGCGTGGGAGTATAAAACCTTCAATGAGTTTTTCGCCCGTAGCCTGAAGCCGGAGGCGCGTCCGATCGCACCCGGTGACGATGTGGCGGTTTTGCCGGCCGATGGCCGCCACTTGGCCTTCCCGGATGTCGACGCGGCGGACGGGTTTTACGTCAAAGGCTCCAAGTTCACGCTGGCCGAGCTCTTTGGCAGTGCGGCGGCGGCGGAGCCGTTTGCGGGCGGCAGCATGCTGATTTCGCGCCTCTGCCCGGTGGACTATCACCGCTTTCATTTCCCGGTCGAAGGTGTCCCGGAGCTTTCGAGCCTCATCAAGGGCTGGCTCTATTCGGTGAGCCCGATCGCGCTGCGCCGGCAGGTGCGTTACCTCGTCGAAAACAAACGTATGCTCACGCTTATCGAGTCGCCGCAGTTTGGGCAGGTGGCGATGTTTGAGGTCGGCGCGACCTGTGTCGGCACGATCAAGCAGCTGTTTGTCGAAGGCCGCACGAACGTGAAGGGCGAAGAAAAAGGGCTGTTTAAGTTTGGTGGCTCCTGCGTGATCACGGTGTTCCAGCGGGGGCGGATCACGTTGGCCGACGACTTGGTGGAGCACAGCCGGGAGCACCGTGAGGTTTACGCCAAGATGGGCGATGTGTTGGGCCGGGCGGCTGCTCAGAGCTGA
- a CDS encoding tyrosine-type recombinase/integrase — translation MKVRSTKVPNLVVTEETGVYYARVRVAGKLRWKSLQTKVFSTAKLRLKDEETKMRAGAIGTNEDVGAKLTFEDAFKRYRAAVNADASLKPATKHFRLRSERTLRRTWPELWQRELRRVKSDDCRRWLNDFRNGGAAFTPKRAKTKRRGDSPTTINAAIRFLRAVFNVGVEAGVMYANPADALETVAPRRKLLQLPNRDQFAKLVGEIRAAHSRWGQGPGDMVEGLAYTGARVGEARRMIWAHVDEERGMVTIPGEKTESAPRVNPMTPAFLDLIQRMKERYQPRPIDPIFQVRSVLGSLRVGCEKLGIPKIDHHDLRHLFATTCIESGVDVLVLSKWLGHSDGGALVLRTYGHLRPEHSTRAAKLVDFAPPAG, via the coding sequence ATGAAGGTGAGATCAACCAAGGTGCCGAACCTCGTCGTAACGGAGGAAACCGGCGTCTACTACGCTCGGGTTCGGGTGGCCGGGAAGCTCCGCTGGAAGTCGCTTCAGACAAAAGTTTTCTCCACTGCGAAGCTCCGCTTGAAGGACGAGGAGACGAAGATGCGGGCAGGTGCCATCGGCACCAACGAAGACGTCGGCGCGAAGCTCACTTTCGAGGACGCCTTCAAGCGCTACCGTGCGGCGGTGAATGCGGACGCGAGCCTCAAGCCGGCAACGAAACACTTTCGCCTGCGTTCAGAGCGCACCCTTCGTCGCACCTGGCCTGAACTCTGGCAACGTGAGCTGCGTCGCGTGAAGTCCGACGACTGTCGGCGATGGCTGAACGATTTTCGCAATGGCGGCGCGGCCTTCACTCCCAAGCGGGCCAAGACAAAGCGCCGGGGCGACAGCCCGACCACGATCAACGCAGCGATTCGCTTTCTGCGCGCCGTGTTCAATGTCGGCGTCGAAGCCGGCGTGATGTATGCCAACCCGGCCGATGCGCTCGAAACCGTAGCGCCGCGTCGCAAACTGCTCCAGCTTCCCAACCGCGACCAGTTCGCGAAGCTGGTCGGCGAGATCCGGGCCGCGCATTCCCGTTGGGGGCAGGGCCCTGGCGATATGGTTGAAGGCCTGGCCTATACCGGCGCGCGGGTGGGCGAGGCGCGACGCATGATCTGGGCACACGTCGATGAGGAGCGCGGCATGGTCACGATCCCCGGAGAAAAAACCGAAAGCGCTCCTCGCGTTAATCCGATGACGCCCGCGTTCCTGGACCTGATTCAGCGGATGAAAGAGCGTTACCAGCCTCGCCCGATCGATCCCATTTTTCAGGTTCGCTCGGTCCTCGGTTCACTTCGGGTTGGTTGTGAGAAGCTCGGAATTCCCAAGATCGACCATCACGATCTACGTCACCTTTTCGCGACGACCTGCATCGAAAGCGGGGTGGATGTCTTGGTTCTATCCAAGTGGCTCGGCCATAGCGACGGCGGTGCGCTCGTCTTACGAACCTACGGCCACCTGCGTCCGGAGCACAGCACCCGCGCGGCGAAGCTGGTGGATTTTGCGCCGCCAGCAGGGTGA
- a CDS encoding helix-turn-helix domain-containing protein, with protein MKNPEQNLLPKLGYSREEVAKILGISVVSIDRLVRRRLLLPSRATRRPLFPAWEIERFLRETQVAA; from the coding sequence ATGAAAAATCCTGAACAAAACCTCCTCCCCAAGCTTGGTTACTCCCGCGAGGAAGTGGCCAAGATACTCGGTATCAGTGTGGTCTCGATCGATCGACTGGTTCGTCGTCGCCTACTGCTTCCGAGTCGTGCAACCCGTCGGCCGCTCTTTCCTGCTTGGGAGATCGAACGCTTCCTGCGTGAGACCCAAGTGGCGGCTTGA
- a CDS encoding helix-turn-helix domain-containing protein codes for MTELDRLTRDLHTRIAKAIRQERVKRNLSMLAVAEQAGLSQQMVSYVERGIRKPSLDTFVRLAHVLRLDLSQLFESDGKRRNKA; via the coding sequence GTGACCGAACTCGACCGTCTCACGCGAGACCTCCACACGCGCATTGCCAAAGCCATCCGCCAAGAGCGGGTTAAAAGGAACCTCTCGATGTTGGCCGTTGCCGAGCAGGCCGGTCTTTCCCAGCAAATGGTCAGTTACGTCGAGCGAGGTATCCGAAAGCCCTCCCTTGATACCTTCGTGCGCCTCGCCCACGTGTTGAGGCTAGACCTCAGTCAGCTATTTGAAAGTGACGGCAAGCGCCGCAACAAGGCCTAG
- the lexA gene encoding transcriptional repressor LexA has protein sequence MAESLTSTQSKVLAFVEQSTAQNGHPPTMKEVSRHFGWSSTSTAQQHLGALQKKGRLDRIPKSPRSLRVTKPLRPTRVDQTVAVPLVGRIAAGVPIYALEEAEEVLPLPRALFHGSSLFALRVKGDSMMNAGIFDGDIAVLRAGPEFSDGDIAAVIVDEEATLKRVFKTKRGLRLQAENPDFADRVVSSDQIKQSFRLAGVLVGTIRRFT, from the coding sequence ATGGCAGAGTCCCTAACCAGCACCCAATCCAAGGTTCTCGCCTTTGTTGAGCAGTCAACGGCTCAAAACGGTCATCCACCCACGATGAAGGAAGTGTCGCGTCACTTCGGCTGGTCTAGCACGTCAACGGCTCAGCAGCATCTTGGTGCTCTCCAGAAGAAGGGTCGGCTGGACCGCATACCGAAGAGTCCCCGTTCTCTGCGTGTAACCAAGCCACTGCGACCGACCAGAGTAGACCAGACCGTAGCCGTGCCGCTAGTGGGACGAATCGCTGCAGGCGTGCCGATTTATGCTCTGGAGGAAGCCGAGGAAGTCCTTCCGCTGCCGCGAGCATTGTTTCATGGCAGCAGTCTTTTCGCTCTTCGCGTGAAGGGAGACAGCATGATGAACGCGGGCATATTTGACGGCGACATCGCGGTCTTACGTGCGGGGCCAGAGTTCTCGGACGGCGACATTGCTGCAGTCATCGTGGACGAAGAAGCCACTTTGAAACGCGTCTTTAAAACTAAGCGAGGTCTCCGTCTCCAAGCCGAGAACCCGGACTTCGCTGACCGCGTCGTTTCTTCAGACCAGATCAAGCAATCCTTCCGCCTTGCAGGCGTATTGGTTGGGACCATTCGCCGATTTACCTGA